AGAACATAAAAAAAACCGATTAAAAACTGTTTAGGGTGACGAATCGGCTTGCGTATTATGAGAAGCTGGAAACCGATAATGATGGCCGCAATAGGCATAACATCACGCAATGTGCCAAGAAATGTCTTCCAAAACAATAGAAGAAATTCACTCATATAATCATTCCGTAAGCCATAACAAATATAATTGGAGTCAGAGAAGCCAAAGCAATCAAACCAAAACCATCAAGCATGGGATTACGGCCTTTGATTGCCGAAGCAAGTCCAACACCCAATGCAGTAACCAGTGGTACGGTAATGGTTGATGTGGTCACTCCGCCCGAATCATAAGCGATCCCGATAATTTCATCAGGTGAAAATGCGGTCATAATAACAATACCGCAGTAACCTGATATTATTAGATAATGCAAGGGCCAACCTCTAATAATACGAACAACACCGATCAATATTGCAAAACCTACAGACAATGCAACTGTCAATCGAAGGCCAAATGAGTAGGAGGCTTTCGCATCCTCCGTATTTTCAATCATTCCACCATCGGCAGCGATAGAGGATGCCTCGTCTGCCACGGCAATAAGTGCCGGTTCCGCAACGGTAGCACCAAATCCAAGGGAAAAAGCAAAAACCAATAACCAGGACAAGCTGCCTTTACGGGCAAAATCGTAAGCCATGGCTTCGCCAATGGGGAAGAGAGCCTGTTCCAGTCCTTCGATAAAAAAAGTCAGCCCCAGAATAACCAATAACATACCGAAGATCAGATTAGTAACGTCTGGAATTGGCTGTCGGATAATGAGAGTTTGAAAAAGCAGCACGACAACTAAAATAGGAAGGAGGTCGATAAAACTGTTAAAGAGTTGTTTTATAAAACGGTTTTTTATCATTATTGAGTACTGCACCGACAGATAAGAATGACTATCGCTAATTTTCCAGGTTATTGCCAAATGGTGTCACTAAAGCCTTCCTGAGAATTCCGCATAATCTGCAACAGAAGGATGACTAAATCAGCTAATGCTCATTTTTATTAAAGAAAGTATAATAGCACAAGTACTATTCAGCTTGAATCAATATTGATAATAAAAATATTTTAGATCAAAATCGCAACTTTAAATTAAAGTTTTCTGCTATCCGAGAGTGGAAAAAAAGCACACTTTCAGGAGAAACCCCTACCTTAAGTAAAGTCTTACAGCAATTTCCGGATTGTAAATTTTGAGAAATATTTTTTTGACGATTACTAATTGTAATTGAATGTTTTGGAGCAATGAACTTTTTTGATGCTTTCAGGAAGAAATCAACACTCAACTTAAGAAAGACTCGTCAGTGCTCTTTTCAGATCAACCGGTTTTATATCATTCTCGCGACCTTCCTTGATTTTCAATGCCCATTCAGCATCAGCCAAAAGCGCGCGTCCTACGGCCACCAAGTCGAACTCTTTATTTTCCAGGCGCTCATCTAATGAATTCAGGTCAGCAGGATGTGCTGTTTCCCCTCCAAAAGAGGAGGTAAATGTACTATCCAGGCCAACGCTGCCCACTGTTATGGCCGGCTTCCCTGTAATTTTTCTTGCCCATCCCGCAAGATTAAGTTCCGATCCGTCAAATT
This DNA window, taken from Deltaproteobacteria bacterium, encodes the following:
- a CDS encoding 12-oxophytodienoate reductase, encoding GKSLELAIQIIEAVRNAVGPDFPVIFRFSQWKQQDYNAKLANSPEELEQFLMPLSNAGVDIFHASTRRFWEAEFDGSELNLAGWARKITGKPAITVGSVGLDSTFTSSFGGETAHPADLNSLDERLENKEFDLVAVGRALLADAEWALKIKEGRENDIKPVDLKRALTSLS
- a CDS encoding DUF1538 domain-containing protein: MIKNRFIKQLFNSFIDLLPILVVVLLFQTLIIRQPIPDVTNLIFGMLLVILGLTFFIEGLEQALFPIGEAMAYDFARKGSLSWLLVFAFSLGFGATVAEPALIAVADEASSIAADGGMIENTEDAKASYSFGLRLTVALSVGFAILIGVVRIIRGWPLHYLIISGYCGIVIMTAFSPDEIIGIAYDSGGVTTSTITVPLVTALGVGLASAIKGRNPMLDGFGLIALASLTPIIFVMAYGMII